CCGGGCTGTCCGATGCCGGGCGCGTAGCGTTGAACTACCCGTTTAGTTACCGGTGAGTGGCGTGCGGCGAAGATCTCGATCCGCCGGCGACCGGTGGGAACACGCTAACCCTGTCGCCGTCGGTGAGCTCCGTCTCCAGTCCGTCGATGTACGTGATGTCCCGCCCCTCTTTCATGACTGTGAGGTACTCGCGGAGCGAGCCGTCGTCGTCGAACAGCTCCATCTTGGGGTGTTCATCCGAGAGGTCTCGAAGCACGTCTCCGACTGTCGAGCCGTCCGCGTACTCCCGGCGGATCGTCTTCTGACCGACTGTCTCACGGAAGTTCGCGAAAAAACGCAGCATGAGCTCCATGTCCGGACGATCACACTCGAACTATATAAAAAGATCTGCGGGACTTCGCGATGCGGAGTTCGTCTTGCACTCCCACGACGCGACGCAGCTGCGCGAGAGCACGAAGCACCGACGGGGCGCGTTCTCGTACTTGGCCATCTTCTCGGGCTTGCGGGAGCTGGTCTCGTAGCTCTGCTGGAGCGGCTCTTCGGCGGCGAGCAGGTTGTGGTTGTTGAGGAACGCTCGCTCCTCTTCGGTGAACTCGTCGAACTTCCAGAGGGAGCCCTGTCGGCGCTGGTCGTTTATCGCGACCGCCCTCACGATCGACGGATATCTGGTCGACGACTCCCCGTTATCGAAGTGTAAAACGGTTCAGTTTCGGTTCCTCTTGAGGTTCCCCGTTCGACTTTCATTTCGCACACGGGGTGTTCTCCGTTCGACTTGATACTCAATTCATCTCTTGCTTCTGGAGCGTCTTCTCTACGATGAATGTGACTCGTACGTCGCCGACGGTGGCGTCGTCGATCTGCTCGCGCAAGGCGTCCGGGTTCGCGGGCCGCTCGGCAATATGCACAGTGACGACAGTCGGCGTCCGCCGGACGAGGTCACGGTCGTACTCGTACTCGATTTCAGTTACGTTGACGCCACTCTCCGCAAGGACTCGGTTCACCTCGTCGTGGAACGTCCTGGTCTGTTGGGCATCGATGGTCGAGACGACGAGGAACGAGGTCAGGACGAGCACACAGCAGACGAGGATTCCCGCACGCTTGATGGTCTGTTTGCGTGCATCGCGTTGATCTGTCCAGTGTTCGGGCCGGTACCCCTTCAGCCAGAACGTCGCAAGGCTGGCGAGGTTGATAGCGATCACGTTGACGAGCGCGAGGACGAGCGCGCTGACGGCGACCGGGACGGCGCCGTACACGAACGCGATGCCTGCGACTGCGCCAGGTGGAACGACGGCGAGGGCGACCATCACGCCGACGAGCGCCTCACTCAATCCGGTGGTAATCGAGAGCGCACCTGCGACACCGGCCCCGAGGGCGATGACGAGTGCGAGAACGCCGGGGTTGGTGATGCGGGTGATGGTGAAAACGCTACGCAGGTGGATGTTCGGAGCGATCCCCACCCGGATCACTCCAGCGGTGATCGTCGCGACGACGAGGACGAGTGCGACGCCGAGGAGTTGCCGTTTCAGGCCGAACCGAAAGAGTCCACGGTCGTTGAGTGCGGTGCCGACACTCGATCCGACGGCCGGGCCCATCAGTGGAGCGACGACAGTGGCACCGATGACTACCGAAGGTAGGTTCGCGACTAGCCCGGCAGTAGCCACGATAGTACTCACGGTGGTGAATAGTGCGTAATGAGGCGAGCCGACCATGCCCTTCGCGCTGTCGAGTAACTCCTCGCGGGGGATACGCGTCGCCTCCTTGCGCAGTGACGTCTTCTGTGTCCGGTCTTCCAGCGACTCGGAACGAACCGTATCCGTCTCTGAGAGGAGAACGACACTTTCCTTCTCGATGCCAATGTCGCGGAGTTCTTCGAGCACATCCTCGACATCCTCGACGTGGACGACGGCGGTGAGCAGGTGGGCGTACTCGTCTTCCTCACGGGTGTCCGTGACAGTGTACTTAGTGTCTCGATCCGCGAGCACGTCGACGACGGCGTCGAGTTTTCCTTCGGGAATGGGGACTTCGAGCTCGCGCATTTTCAGTCGGTCTCACTCCAGTTCATCGGTTTGGGTTTGTTCAGGTTTGCCAGAGAGTATACGACTGGTTCGAGTCGCCGTCGGAGGCGCACTCTGCACGTTCGACTACTCCTTTTTAGCGGCACGGGTGCTTGAGCCACCGATGGACAACTCGATATTGGCCTTTTTTAGTGTCACCAAGCAGATTTCTGACTTCTGCTTGAGGTGGATGCCTTTCTTATCTGAATCGACGTGGTAGCGCCCCTGTGTGAGTACTTCACTGAGATCTTCTCGTTGCCGGAGTGAACCGATAGCACTGAGGCAGGCCGCGCCGAGCACTCCGAGTATGAGGCGCGTCCACAGGCCGTTAATCGAGGAATCTTCCGATTTTTCGCGGGAAGATTCGTTTGTGAGAGAGTCGATCATCGTGTACTACATTTAAACACAGTCTATTTAGCATAAATAAAATTTACTTATTTATATTAATTATTGAGATAAAAAATTAAACTAAAATTAGATCTAAAAGTTAGGTTTAGATGAGAGTATAGAATCTTCGCTCATTGACTCGCCATCGGTCGTTGGAATTAGTGGGTTACGTACTATTGAATGTTGTATACGAGCCATATGAGGGCGGACTCACGGACTCGTCGCTTGAATTCCTCGCTGTCTATTTCTCATTCGGCGGATGCCTTCGCTACTCGGGAAGAACCGACTCCCTCATCATAACCAGCCGACGCCAGGCTTCTCCGTACCGGTCACAGTGCTGTTTTCGGTCTGGACTTGTTCAATCGCGCCGCTGAGAGTGATGTAGTACAGTCGGCCTGTCCCACCGCCACTGAAGACGACTTCTTTGGCTCGGCCGCCGATCCTGACCGCCGTTCAGGGGGCGCTCGACGCACACGATCCGGACGTCCTGGTCTGCTCGACGAGCGAGAGCGCCCCGACCCTGTACGGGATGGCGACGGACGCTGTCGACGGCGACTTCAAGGTCAGAGGGATCGAAGCCCGGCAGCGCTCGACCCCGCCGTTCATCGAGGACGTCCAGCGGGACTGTCTCGACCAGCTCGATGCCACGCGGTCACCGGACGTCGTCCTCGACTGTCTTCAGGACGCGATCAAGCGCCTCCATGCTAGAACGGTGCCGGTCGAGCAGCTCGTCGAACGGAATCGTGTCTCCAAGCCGCTGGAGGGCTACACGCCGACCACGCAGAACGTGGCGGCGCTGAAGTGGGATCGAGACCAAGACCTCCCCATCCACCCGGGACAGGACATCGAGTACGTAGTTGTCGACGACGAGAAATTCTCGCGAGACCGGGTCGCCCTCGCCCACGAGGAGATCGAGACCTACGACGCCTCGTACTACGAGACGCAGCTGATCAGAGCGGTCGAGAGCGTGCTTTCACCGCTCGGGTGGAACCGATCCGACATTCGCCGGGAGCTCTCCGGTGAGAGGGACGCCGTTTTGAGCTCGTTCGAAGCCACCAACGAACTGTCGTAGTGGACTCCACCCCTGGTTTCCGTCGTTTCGATCCAACCCCACGTTTCCGACGTAATTTTCGACCCCCCTCGTTTCCGTCGTTTCCTCACGCCCCACCCCGGATTTCCGTCGTCCGCACCCATTCAGTAGTAGGGGGTCACTACTCGCGAGTCCAGTCCTGCATCCGGCTGTCCTCAAGGATCGTTTCGCGGACGACCTGGGGATCTTCGATGAGTCGGTTCTGGAGATGGATGCCGCCCGCACTCCCCTTGTTGATCTTCTCGATTTCGACAACCCCGAGGAAGGCCTGCTCTTTCAGGATGTCGCGGAACCGGCGGACGGAGAGGATATCCATATCGAGATGGTTGCAGATGCGTTCGTACTGGTCGTACACCCGGCTCGTGAGGAACGCATCGTCGTTGCTGTTGACACTCAGCTCCGTGAGCGCCAGCAACGCCGCCTTCGCCTGCGTGGGTGCGCCGTTCACGAGTTCTCTGAACCGGTCCTTTTCGGCGTGCTGCTGTGCCTGGCGGACGTGTTCCTCCGTCACCTGCTCTGCTCCGGCCTCGTAGGCGACCTCCCCGGCGTGGCGAAGAATGTCGATCGCCTTCCGAGCGTCACCGTGTTCCTGCGCGGCGAAGGCCGCCGAGAGCGGAATCACGTCCTCGGAAAGGACGTCGTCCTGGAAGGCGTCCTCGCGGTTGAACATGATCTCCCGGAGCTGGTTGGCGTCGTATGGCTTGAAGAACAGCTCCTTGTGCTGGAAGCTGCTTTTCACGCGCTCGTTCACGTTGTCGACGTACTGGATCTTGTTGCTGATCGCGATGACACCGACGCTACAGTCGATTTTTCCCGCCTCCTCAGCGCGCGAGAGCTTCATCAGCACGCTGTCGTCGTTCATCAGATCGATCTCGTCGAGGATGATGATCACAGAATCGAATTGAGCGTCGAGCGTCTTCCAGAGGAGTTTGTAGTATTTCGACGTACTGAGGCCGGTATGGGGGACGGAGATTCCAGTCGAAGATTCATCGTTCAGCTTCGCGGCCAGTGAGGAGATTGCTTGAGTCTCCGTGTTGTCTTCAGCACAGTCGATATACGCGGTTCCAATCTCGACGCCATCCTGAGCGGCATTCTGAGCTCGTTGGCAGACGTGTTTCGAAACGAGAGATTTACCGGTCCCCGTTTTCCCGTAGATCATCATGTTTTCCGGGGAGTACCCGTGGACAGCACCGTTGAGACGTTTCGCGAGCTTCGAGATTTCCTCGTCGCGACCGACGATCCGGTCAGCCTCCGGAACGTGGCCGATTTTCAGGAGATCCTTGTTCGCGAAGATACGATGCCCGGATTCAAAGAGTGGATCGTCGACAGAACTGGGTGAAGAGTCGGGCGTCATTGAATATCACACGGTGTGAGCGGGGGGAGTATAAATCTAGTGGAGAACGTCACCCCACGTTTCCGACGTTCCTTGTCCGATATCAGCCGGAAAATGCTGTAATTCGGTGGAATTGGATTGCTGACAATATAGCCGCGTTTCCGACGTGAGGGAGGAAACCCGTAGACGGAAGCGTCGCCTCGATGTCGAATCCCGAACCCACACACCCCACGTTTCCGTCGTAATCACCGAACAGGTGGGGAGGGGACTCGAAGAAGACATCCACGACGAGATACCAAAGATGAGAGCGGCCTAGCCGTCCAATACTGGCCGTCTACAGAAGCAGCTGGAAAGGATCGTTTCATCTGAGGGGGGCGAAGTACTTCGCCCCCCTCTTTGGTCGAAGTACACTTAATGAGCGTTTCTCAGCTATACCACTTTAATCTATGTGTTACAGAAGTTAGTTCTTCTCTAGATTAGTTCTAGGTCAACAGAATTAGTGGCTGTATTGCACTATCGTAGTCTCTCCCTACGCCGTCGTGGAGAAACGACGGAAACGCGGGGGGTGTGGTCCCTTCGAAATCAGCGTCACCCCCTCCACCAACATCCAGTTACGACGGAAACGTGGGGTGGGTGTCCTCCATCATCGAGTTTTACTCGTCCGGGTTGACCGGACCCTTGTACTGAGAACGAATCTTCTCTCCCTCCCGCCACTGCCAGTAGTAGTAGCGATTGTCGTTGATTTCTTTGATCGTGATCGTCGCTTTTGCAGGGACGTCGTCCGGGAGATCGTCCGGTCGCTCTTCGACCTCTTCTTGATCTGCCGACTCCTCGAGACGGGCCTCTCGTTCCTTGTGCTCGGCGAGCGCTTCAGCGTACGTCGCAACGTCTCGGAGCTGCTCCGGGTCCGACTCGTTGAGCGTGTTGACGATCTCCGTCGGGAGGTTCGCCGGTGGGGTCGGGGGTTCGTCGGACATCGGCTACTCTCGTGTTAACCAACACGTCCCACGAATCCATAGTTTTGTTGGTTAAGGCGATGGAGACGACTCTCGTGCCTGTTGACTGTAACATTACTCGAAACTTCTTTATATATAAGTTTCGTACTATGTTACACCGTGCTCCGGCGCATCGAACTCGAGATCCTCGCCACGGTCGACCGCGGCGACACGATCTCCGAACTCGCGACGAAGCTCGACCACAGCGAGAGCTACCTCTCTCGTGCCGTCGCCGACCTCGTCGAAAAGGGACTCGTCTACACGGAACGCGAC
This is a stretch of genomic DNA from Salarchaeum sp. JOR-1. It encodes these proteins:
- a CDS encoding ubiquitin-like small modifier protein 1; protein product: MELMLRFFANFRETVGQKTIRREYADGSTVGDVLRDLSDEHPKMELFDDDGSLREYLTVMKEGRDITYIDGLETELTDGDRVSVFPPVAGGSRSSPHATHR
- a CDS encoding TIGR00341 family protein, translating into MRELEVPIPEGKLDAVVDVLADRDTKYTVTDTREEDEYAHLLTAVVHVEDVEDVLEELRDIGIEKESVVLLSETDTVRSESLEDRTQKTSLRKEATRIPREELLDSAKGMVGSPHYALFTTVSTIVATAGLVANLPSVVIGATVVAPLMGPAVGSSVGTALNDRGLFRFGLKRQLLGVALVLVVATITAGVIRVGIAPNIHLRSVFTITRITNPGVLALVIALGAGVAGALSITTGLSEALVGVMVALAVVPPGAVAGIAFVYGAVPVAVSALVLALVNVIAINLASLATFWLKGYRPEHWTDQRDARKQTIKRAGILVCCVLVLTSFLVVSTIDAQQTRTFHDEVNRVLAESGVNVTEIEYEYDRDLVRRTPTVVTVHIAERPANPDALREQIDDATVGDVRVTFIVEKTLQKQEMN
- the orc4 gene encoding DNA replication protein Orc4: MTPDSSPSSVDDPLFESGHRIFANKDLLKIGHVPEADRIVGRDEEISKLAKRLNGAVHGYSPENMMIYGKTGTGKSLVSKHVCQRAQNAAQDGVEIGTAYIDCAEDNTETQAISSLAAKLNDESSTGISVPHTGLSTSKYYKLLWKTLDAQFDSVIIILDEIDLMNDDSVLMKLSRAEEAGKIDCSVGVIAISNKIQYVDNVNERVKSSFQHKELFFKPYDANQLREIMFNREDAFQDDVLSEDVIPLSAAFAAQEHGDARKAIDILRHAGEVAYEAGAEQVTEEHVRQAQQHAEKDRFRELVNGAPTQAKAALLALTELSVNSNDDAFLTSRVYDQYERICNHLDMDILSVRRFRDILKEQAFLGVVEIEKINKGSAGGIHLQNRLIEDPQVVRETILEDSRMQDWTRE